Proteins from a genomic interval of Trifolium pratense cultivar HEN17-A07 linkage group LG6, ARS_RC_1.1, whole genome shotgun sequence:
- the LOC123889307 gene encoding pleiotropic drug resistance protein 1-like isoform X1: protein MEGGGSFRIGSSSIWRNTDADEIFSNSFHQEDDEEALKWAAIQNLPTFARLRKGLLTSLQGEAIEIDIEKLGLQERKDLLGRLVRLAEEDNEKFLLKLKDRIDRVGVDLPTIEVRFEHLNIEAEAHVGSRSLPTFTNFWVNIVEGLLNSLHVLPSRKQHLNILRNVSGIIKPSRMTLLLGPPSSGKTTLLLALAGKLDPKLKFSGKVTYNGHEMNEFVPQRTSAYVDQHDLHIGEMTVRETLAFSARVQGVGPRYDLLAELSRREKHANIMPDPDIDVYMKAIATEGQKTNLITDYVLRVLGLEICADTLVGNAMVRGISGGQRKRVTTGEMLVGPNKALFMDEISTGLDSSTTFQIVNSMKQYVHILKGTAVISLLQPPPETYNLFDDIILLSDSQIIYQGPRENVLEFFESMGFKCPNRKGVADFLQEVTSRKDQEQYWEHKDQPYRFVTAEEFSEAFQSFHVGIRLGDELGTEFDKSKSHPSALTTKKYGVGQWELYKALLSREYLLMKRNSFVYIFKLCQLSLMAIVAMTIFLRTEMHRDSVTHGGIYVGALFFGVVVIMFNGMAEISLVVSRLPVFYKQRGYLFYPPWAFALPSWILKIPLTLVEAAAWVFLTYYVIGFDPYIGRFFRQYLILVLVHQMASALFRFIAAIGRDMTVALTFGSFVLAILFAMSGFVLSKDSIKKGWIWGFWISPMMYGQNAMVNNEFFGNSWKHVLPNSTEPLGVEVLKSRGYFTESYWYWIGVVALIGYTLVFNFGYILALTFLNRECLHLRCIIKQTRLVHVLIYEKNYHAALGKHQTVIPEESQNNEENGGSRKRTNVLKFIKNSFSQHSTRVKNGECTSGSVSPSTLSSRQETVAAETNHSRKRGMVLPFEPHSITFDDVTYSVGMPQEMKNRGFVEDKLVLLKGVSGAFRPGVLTALMGVTGAGKTTLMDVLSGRKTGGYIDGNITISGYPKKQETFARIAGYCEQNDIHSPYVTVYESLLYSAWLRLSPDINAETRKMFIEEVMELVELKPLRNALVGLPGVSGLSTEQRKRLTIAVELVANPSIIFMDEPTSGLDARAAAIVMRTVRNTVDTGRTVVCTIHQPSIDIFESFDELLLLKQGGQEIYVGPLGHHSSNLIGYFEGIQGVRKIKDGYNPATWMLEVTTSSKEVELGIDFAQVYKNSELYGRNKVLIKELSNPASGSKDLYFLSQYSRSFLTQCMACLWKQHWSYWRNPLYTSIKLLYSTLVAVLLGTMFWNLGSKIEKEQDLFNAMGSMYAAVLLIGIKNSTSVQPVVSVERTVFYRERAAGMYSAFPYAFGQVVIELPYVFVQTVVYCFIVYAMIGFEWNVAKVLWCLFFMYFTFLYFTFYGMMSVAMTPNSHISTIVSSAFYAVWNLFSGFIIPRPRIPVWWRWYSWINPVAWSLYGLVASQYGDIKHNIDTNDGRQTVEGFLRNYFGFKHDFLGVVAIVNVAFPIAFALVFAISIKMFNFQRR from the exons ATGGAGGGTGGAGGTAGTTTTAGGATTGGAAGTTCATCAATTTGGAGGAACACTGATGCTGATGAGATTTTTTCAAATTCTTTTCaccaagaagatgatgaagaagctCTTAAATGGGCTGCAATTCAGAATCTTCCTACTTTTGCGCGTTTGAGGAAAGGTTTGCTCACTTCACTTCAAGGTGAAGCTATTGAGATTGATATCGAGAAACTTGGGTTGCAAGAAAGAAAAGATTTGCTTGGAAGACTTGTTAGACTTGCTGAAGAGGACAATGAAAAGTTTTTGCTCAAACTCAAGGATCGAATCGACAg AGTTGGTGTTGATCTTCCTACGATAGAGGTTCGATTCGAGCACTTGAATATCGAAGCAGAAGCTCATGTAGGAAGCAGATCTTTACCTACCTTCACTAATTTCTGGGTTAATATAGTTGAG gGACTATTGAACTCTCTGCATGTACTTCCAAGTAGAAAACAACACCTAAATATTCTCAGGAATGTTAGTGGAATAATAAAGCCTTCAAG AATGACATTGCTTTTGGGTCCTCCAAGTTCTGGAAAAACCACACTCCTGTTGGCCTTGGCTGGAAAGCTTGATCCAAAATTGAAG TTTTCTGGAAAGGTGACTTATAATGGGCACGAGATGAATGAGTTTGTGCCGCAAAGAACTTCTGCTTATGTGGATCAACATGATCTTCACATTGGAGAAATGACTGTCAGAGAAACCTTGGCCTTCTCAGCAAGAGTCCAAGGAGTCGGGCCTCGTTATG ACTTGCTAGCTGAATTGTCCAGAAGAGAAAAACATGCAAATATCATGCCTGATCCAGATATTGATGTGTACATGAAG GCTATAGCAACTGAAGGCCAAAAGACTAATTTGATAACAGATTATGTCCTAAGG GTTTTGGGATTAGAGATTTGTGCTGATACTTTAGTAGGAAATGCAATGGTAAGAGGTATTTCTGGGGGACAAAGGAAACGCGTCACAACGG GGGAGATGTTGGTTGGACCTAATAAAGCACTATTCATGGATGAAATATCTACTGGTTTGGATAGCTCAACAACTTTTCAAATTGTGAATTCAATGAAACAATATGTTCACATTCTCAAAGGAACCGCGGTTATCTCACTCCTGCAGCCACCACCAGAGACTTACAATCTTTTTGATGACATTATTCTACTTTCTGATAGTCAAATTATATATCAAGGTCCCCGCGAGAACGTGCTTGAATTTTTCGAATCAATGGGTTTTAAATGTCCTAACAGGAAAGGAGTGGCAGATTTTTTGCAAGAA gtGACATCAAGGAAAGATCAAGAGCAGTACTGGGAACACAAGGATCAGCCTTATAGATTTGTCACAGCTGAAGAGTTTTCTGAGGCATTTCAATCATTTCATGTTGGCATAAGACTTGGTGATGAACTTGGTACTGAATTTGACAAGTCTAAGAGCCATCCATCTGCCTTGACAACCAAGAAATATGGCGTGGGACAATGGGAACTGTATAAAGCTCTCTTATCAAGAGAATATTTACTCATGAAGCGCAATTCATTTGTCTACATCTTCAAGCTTTGCCAA CTGTCTTTAATGGCAATTGTTGCGATGACCATCTTCTTACGGACTGAGATGCACAGAGATTCCGTGACTCATGGAGGCATATATGTAGGTGCATTGTTCTTTGGTGTTGTAGTGATAATGTTCAATGGAATGGCTGAAATTTCCCTGGTAGTTTCAAGGCTTCCTGTTTTCTACAAGCAAAGGGGATACCTCTTTTATCCTCCATGGGCATTTGCTCTTCCTTCATGGATCCTAAAAATCCCTTTGACTTTGGTGGAAGCTGCTGCTTGGGTATTCCTCACTTATTATGTCATTGGTTTTGATCCATATATTGGAAG ATTTTTCAGACAATACCTTATTCTTGTACTAGTACACCAGATGGCTTCTGCATTATTCAGATTCATTGCAGCAATCGGGAGAGATATGACAGTTGCTTTAACATTTGGATCATTTGTACTTGCCATCCTTTTTGCTATGAGTGGTTTTGTCCTATCAAAAG ACAGTATAAAAAAAGGGTGGATATGGGGATTTTGGATATCACCTATGATGTATGGACAAAATGCCATGGTCAATAATGAGTTCTTTGGTAATAGCTGGAAACAT GTTCTTCCTAACTCAACGGAGCCACTAGGAGTTGAAGTTTTGAAATCTCGCGGGTATTTCACCGAGTCATACTGGTACTGGATTGGTGTGGTTGCTTTGATTGGATATACATTAGTTTTCAACTTTGGCTATATCCTTGCTCTCACTTTCTTGAATCGTGAGTGTCTTCACCTTAGATGTATAATAAAACAAACACGACTAGTCCATGTACTAATATACGAAAAAAATTATCATGCAGCACTCGGAAAGCATCAAACTGTTATTCCGGAGGAATCTCAAAACAATGAGGAAAATGGTGGTAGCAGAAAAAGAACTAATGTATTGAAGTTCATAAAGAATAGCTTTTCCCAGCACTCAACTAGAG TGAAAAACGGTGAATGTACAAGTGGAAGCGTCTCTCCTAGTACTTTATCTAGTAGACAGGAAACAGTTGCGGCAGAGACAAATCATAGTAGGAAAAGAGGAATGGTTCTTCCTTTTGAACCACATTCAATCACCTTTGATGATGTTACGTATTCTGTAGGCATGCCGCAG GAAATGAAAAACCGAGGTTTTGTTGAGGATAAGTTAGTTCTTTTGAAAGGTGTCAGTGGAGCTTTCAGACCAGGTGTTCTCACTGCTCTAATGGGGGTGACTGGTGCTGGAAAAACAACTTTGATGGATGTGCTCTCTGGTAGAAAAACTGGTGGATATATCGATGGGAACATTACAATTTCTGGCTATCCAAAGAAGCAAGAAACCTTTGCAAGAATTGCTGGATACTGTGAGCAAAATGATATCCACTCTCCTTATGTTACTGTCTATGAGTCCTTGCTCTATTCAGCATGGCTCCGATTGTCCCCCGACATCAATGCTGAAACCCGGAAG ATGTTCATTGAGGAAGTTATGGAACTTGTGGAATTGAAACCACTACGAAACGCATTAGTAGGACTTCCTGGTGTTAGCGGTCTCTCGACAGAGCAGCGCAAAAGGTTGACTATTGCAGTTGAGTTGGTAGCCAATCCTTCTATAATATTCATGGATGAGCCAACTTCTGGGTTAGATGCAAGGGCTGCAGCTATTGTGATGAGGACAGTTAGGAACACAGTAGACACCGGAAGAACAGTTGTTTGTACCATTCACCAGCCTAGTATCGATATATTTGAATCTTTTGATGAG CTTTTGCTACTTAAGCAAGGAGGGCAAGAGATATATGTGGGGCCACTTGGACATCATTCGTCCAATTTAATTGGTTACTTCGAA GGAATCCAAGGTGTTAGAAAAATTAAAGACGGTTATAATCCAGCAACATGGATGTTGGAAGTCACAACTTCATCTAAAGAAGTGGAATTGGGGATTGATTTTGCACAAGTCTACAAAAATTCAGAATTATACGg GAGAAACAAAGTACTTATCAAAGAATTGAGTAATCCAGCTTCTGGTTCAAAAGATCTTTATTTTCTATCACAGTACTCAAGATCCTTTTTGACACAATGCATGGCTTGTTTATGGAAACAACATTGGTCTTATTGGCGTAATCCTCTATATACCTCCATAAAACTTTTGTACTCAACCTTGGTAGCTGTTTTGCTTGGAACAATGTTTTGGAACCTTGGCTCTAAAAT TGAAAAGGAGCAAGATCTTTTTAATGCCATGGGATCCATGTATGCTGCTGTTCTCTTAATTGGCATAAAAAATTCTACCTCAGTGCAGCCAGTGGTTTCTGTAGAACGAACGGTCTTTTATAGAGAAAGAGCAGCCGGAATGTATTCTGCTTTCCCATATGCATTTGGTCAG GTTGTAATCGAGCTTCCATATGTCTTTGTACAAACTGTGGTCTATTGCTTTATAGTTTATGCTATGATTGGTTTTGAGTGGAATGTGGCTAAAGTTTTGTGGTGTCTATTCTTCATGTATTTCACCTTCCTCTACTTCACCTTCTATGGTATGATGTCAGTGGCCATGACCCCAAACAGCCACATTTCCACTATAGTTTCCTCTGCATTCTATGCTGTATGGAATCTCTTCTCAGGATTCATAATCCCTAGACCA AGGATTCCAGTGTGGTGGAGGTGGTACAGTTGGATAAATCCAGTGGCTTGGAGTTTGTATGGATTAGTGGCTTCACAATATGGAGATATAAAACACAACATTGATACCAATGATGGAAGACAAACAGTAGAAGGTTTTCTCAGAAATTACTTTGGTTTCAAGCATGATTTTCTAGGAGTGGTTGCTATTGTTAATGTTGCATTTCCAATAGCTTTTGCTTTGGTCTTTGCCATATCAATCAAGATGTTTAATTTCCAAAGGCGTTAA
- the LOC123889307 gene encoding pleiotropic drug resistance protein 1-like isoform X2 — protein sequence MEGGGSFRIGSSSIWRNTDADEIFSNSFHQEDDEEALKWAAIQNLPTFARLRKGLLTSLQGEAIEIDIEKLGLQERKDLLGRLVRLAEEDNEKFLLKLKDRIDRVGVDLPTIEVRFEHLNIEAEAHVGSRSLPTFTNFWVNIVEGLLNSLHVLPSRKQHLNILRNVSGIIKPSRMTLLLGPPSSGKTTLLLALAGKLDPKLKFSGKVTYNGHEMNEFVPQRTSAYVDQHDLHIGEMTVRETLAFSARVQGVGPRYDLLAELSRREKHANIMPDPDIDVYMKAIATEGQKTNLITDYVLRVLGLEICADTLVGNAMVRGISGGQRKRVTTGEMLVGPNKALFMDEISTGLDSSTTFQIVNSMKQYVHILKGTAVISLLQPPPETYNLFDDIILLSDSQIIYQGPRENVLEFFESMGFKCPNRKGVADFLQEVTSRKDQEQYWEHKDQPYRFVTAEEFSEAFQSFHVGIRLGDELGTEFDKSKSHPSALTTKKYGVGQWELYKALLSREYLLMKRNSFVYIFKLCQLSLMAIVAMTIFLRTEMHRDSVTHGGIYVGALFFGVVVIMFNGMAEISLVVSRLPVFYKQRGYLFYPPWAFALPSWILKIPLTLVEAAAWVFLTYYVIGFDPYIGRFFRQYLILVLVHQMASALFRFIAAIGRDMTVALTFGSFVLAILFAMSGFVLSKDSIKKGWIWGFWISPMMYGQNAMVNNEFFGNSWKHVLPNSTEPLGVEVLKSRGYFTESYWYWIGVVALIGYTLVFNFGYILALTFLNPLGKHQTVIPEESQNNEENGGSRKRTNVLKFIKNSFSQHSTRVKNGECTSGSVSPSTLSSRQETVAAETNHSRKRGMVLPFEPHSITFDDVTYSVGMPQEMKNRGFVEDKLVLLKGVSGAFRPGVLTALMGVTGAGKTTLMDVLSGRKTGGYIDGNITISGYPKKQETFARIAGYCEQNDIHSPYVTVYESLLYSAWLRLSPDINAETRKMFIEEVMELVELKPLRNALVGLPGVSGLSTEQRKRLTIAVELVANPSIIFMDEPTSGLDARAAAIVMRTVRNTVDTGRTVVCTIHQPSIDIFESFDELLLLKQGGQEIYVGPLGHHSSNLIGYFEGIQGVRKIKDGYNPATWMLEVTTSSKEVELGIDFAQVYKNSELYGRNKVLIKELSNPASGSKDLYFLSQYSRSFLTQCMACLWKQHWSYWRNPLYTSIKLLYSTLVAVLLGTMFWNLGSKIEKEQDLFNAMGSMYAAVLLIGIKNSTSVQPVVSVERTVFYRERAAGMYSAFPYAFGQVVIELPYVFVQTVVYCFIVYAMIGFEWNVAKVLWCLFFMYFTFLYFTFYGMMSVAMTPNSHISTIVSSAFYAVWNLFSGFIIPRPRIPVWWRWYSWINPVAWSLYGLVASQYGDIKHNIDTNDGRQTVEGFLRNYFGFKHDFLGVVAIVNVAFPIAFALVFAISIKMFNFQRR from the exons ATGGAGGGTGGAGGTAGTTTTAGGATTGGAAGTTCATCAATTTGGAGGAACACTGATGCTGATGAGATTTTTTCAAATTCTTTTCaccaagaagatgatgaagaagctCTTAAATGGGCTGCAATTCAGAATCTTCCTACTTTTGCGCGTTTGAGGAAAGGTTTGCTCACTTCACTTCAAGGTGAAGCTATTGAGATTGATATCGAGAAACTTGGGTTGCAAGAAAGAAAAGATTTGCTTGGAAGACTTGTTAGACTTGCTGAAGAGGACAATGAAAAGTTTTTGCTCAAACTCAAGGATCGAATCGACAg AGTTGGTGTTGATCTTCCTACGATAGAGGTTCGATTCGAGCACTTGAATATCGAAGCAGAAGCTCATGTAGGAAGCAGATCTTTACCTACCTTCACTAATTTCTGGGTTAATATAGTTGAG gGACTATTGAACTCTCTGCATGTACTTCCAAGTAGAAAACAACACCTAAATATTCTCAGGAATGTTAGTGGAATAATAAAGCCTTCAAG AATGACATTGCTTTTGGGTCCTCCAAGTTCTGGAAAAACCACACTCCTGTTGGCCTTGGCTGGAAAGCTTGATCCAAAATTGAAG TTTTCTGGAAAGGTGACTTATAATGGGCACGAGATGAATGAGTTTGTGCCGCAAAGAACTTCTGCTTATGTGGATCAACATGATCTTCACATTGGAGAAATGACTGTCAGAGAAACCTTGGCCTTCTCAGCAAGAGTCCAAGGAGTCGGGCCTCGTTATG ACTTGCTAGCTGAATTGTCCAGAAGAGAAAAACATGCAAATATCATGCCTGATCCAGATATTGATGTGTACATGAAG GCTATAGCAACTGAAGGCCAAAAGACTAATTTGATAACAGATTATGTCCTAAGG GTTTTGGGATTAGAGATTTGTGCTGATACTTTAGTAGGAAATGCAATGGTAAGAGGTATTTCTGGGGGACAAAGGAAACGCGTCACAACGG GGGAGATGTTGGTTGGACCTAATAAAGCACTATTCATGGATGAAATATCTACTGGTTTGGATAGCTCAACAACTTTTCAAATTGTGAATTCAATGAAACAATATGTTCACATTCTCAAAGGAACCGCGGTTATCTCACTCCTGCAGCCACCACCAGAGACTTACAATCTTTTTGATGACATTATTCTACTTTCTGATAGTCAAATTATATATCAAGGTCCCCGCGAGAACGTGCTTGAATTTTTCGAATCAATGGGTTTTAAATGTCCTAACAGGAAAGGAGTGGCAGATTTTTTGCAAGAA gtGACATCAAGGAAAGATCAAGAGCAGTACTGGGAACACAAGGATCAGCCTTATAGATTTGTCACAGCTGAAGAGTTTTCTGAGGCATTTCAATCATTTCATGTTGGCATAAGACTTGGTGATGAACTTGGTACTGAATTTGACAAGTCTAAGAGCCATCCATCTGCCTTGACAACCAAGAAATATGGCGTGGGACAATGGGAACTGTATAAAGCTCTCTTATCAAGAGAATATTTACTCATGAAGCGCAATTCATTTGTCTACATCTTCAAGCTTTGCCAA CTGTCTTTAATGGCAATTGTTGCGATGACCATCTTCTTACGGACTGAGATGCACAGAGATTCCGTGACTCATGGAGGCATATATGTAGGTGCATTGTTCTTTGGTGTTGTAGTGATAATGTTCAATGGAATGGCTGAAATTTCCCTGGTAGTTTCAAGGCTTCCTGTTTTCTACAAGCAAAGGGGATACCTCTTTTATCCTCCATGGGCATTTGCTCTTCCTTCATGGATCCTAAAAATCCCTTTGACTTTGGTGGAAGCTGCTGCTTGGGTATTCCTCACTTATTATGTCATTGGTTTTGATCCATATATTGGAAG ATTTTTCAGACAATACCTTATTCTTGTACTAGTACACCAGATGGCTTCTGCATTATTCAGATTCATTGCAGCAATCGGGAGAGATATGACAGTTGCTTTAACATTTGGATCATTTGTACTTGCCATCCTTTTTGCTATGAGTGGTTTTGTCCTATCAAAAG ACAGTATAAAAAAAGGGTGGATATGGGGATTTTGGATATCACCTATGATGTATGGACAAAATGCCATGGTCAATAATGAGTTCTTTGGTAATAGCTGGAAACAT GTTCTTCCTAACTCAACGGAGCCACTAGGAGTTGAAGTTTTGAAATCTCGCGGGTATTTCACCGAGTCATACTGGTACTGGATTGGTGTGGTTGCTTTGATTGGATATACATTAGTTTTCAACTTTGGCTATATCCTTGCTCTCACTTTCTTGAATC CACTCGGAAAGCATCAAACTGTTATTCCGGAGGAATCTCAAAACAATGAGGAAAATGGTGGTAGCAGAAAAAGAACTAATGTATTGAAGTTCATAAAGAATAGCTTTTCCCAGCACTCAACTAGAG TGAAAAACGGTGAATGTACAAGTGGAAGCGTCTCTCCTAGTACTTTATCTAGTAGACAGGAAACAGTTGCGGCAGAGACAAATCATAGTAGGAAAAGAGGAATGGTTCTTCCTTTTGAACCACATTCAATCACCTTTGATGATGTTACGTATTCTGTAGGCATGCCGCAG GAAATGAAAAACCGAGGTTTTGTTGAGGATAAGTTAGTTCTTTTGAAAGGTGTCAGTGGAGCTTTCAGACCAGGTGTTCTCACTGCTCTAATGGGGGTGACTGGTGCTGGAAAAACAACTTTGATGGATGTGCTCTCTGGTAGAAAAACTGGTGGATATATCGATGGGAACATTACAATTTCTGGCTATCCAAAGAAGCAAGAAACCTTTGCAAGAATTGCTGGATACTGTGAGCAAAATGATATCCACTCTCCTTATGTTACTGTCTATGAGTCCTTGCTCTATTCAGCATGGCTCCGATTGTCCCCCGACATCAATGCTGAAACCCGGAAG ATGTTCATTGAGGAAGTTATGGAACTTGTGGAATTGAAACCACTACGAAACGCATTAGTAGGACTTCCTGGTGTTAGCGGTCTCTCGACAGAGCAGCGCAAAAGGTTGACTATTGCAGTTGAGTTGGTAGCCAATCCTTCTATAATATTCATGGATGAGCCAACTTCTGGGTTAGATGCAAGGGCTGCAGCTATTGTGATGAGGACAGTTAGGAACACAGTAGACACCGGAAGAACAGTTGTTTGTACCATTCACCAGCCTAGTATCGATATATTTGAATCTTTTGATGAG CTTTTGCTACTTAAGCAAGGAGGGCAAGAGATATATGTGGGGCCACTTGGACATCATTCGTCCAATTTAATTGGTTACTTCGAA GGAATCCAAGGTGTTAGAAAAATTAAAGACGGTTATAATCCAGCAACATGGATGTTGGAAGTCACAACTTCATCTAAAGAAGTGGAATTGGGGATTGATTTTGCACAAGTCTACAAAAATTCAGAATTATACGg GAGAAACAAAGTACTTATCAAAGAATTGAGTAATCCAGCTTCTGGTTCAAAAGATCTTTATTTTCTATCACAGTACTCAAGATCCTTTTTGACACAATGCATGGCTTGTTTATGGAAACAACATTGGTCTTATTGGCGTAATCCTCTATATACCTCCATAAAACTTTTGTACTCAACCTTGGTAGCTGTTTTGCTTGGAACAATGTTTTGGAACCTTGGCTCTAAAAT TGAAAAGGAGCAAGATCTTTTTAATGCCATGGGATCCATGTATGCTGCTGTTCTCTTAATTGGCATAAAAAATTCTACCTCAGTGCAGCCAGTGGTTTCTGTAGAACGAACGGTCTTTTATAGAGAAAGAGCAGCCGGAATGTATTCTGCTTTCCCATATGCATTTGGTCAG GTTGTAATCGAGCTTCCATATGTCTTTGTACAAACTGTGGTCTATTGCTTTATAGTTTATGCTATGATTGGTTTTGAGTGGAATGTGGCTAAAGTTTTGTGGTGTCTATTCTTCATGTATTTCACCTTCCTCTACTTCACCTTCTATGGTATGATGTCAGTGGCCATGACCCCAAACAGCCACATTTCCACTATAGTTTCCTCTGCATTCTATGCTGTATGGAATCTCTTCTCAGGATTCATAATCCCTAGACCA AGGATTCCAGTGTGGTGGAGGTGGTACAGTTGGATAAATCCAGTGGCTTGGAGTTTGTATGGATTAGTGGCTTCACAATATGGAGATATAAAACACAACATTGATACCAATGATGGAAGACAAACAGTAGAAGGTTTTCTCAGAAATTACTTTGGTTTCAAGCATGATTTTCTAGGAGTGGTTGCTATTGTTAATGTTGCATTTCCAATAGCTTTTGCTTTGGTCTTTGCCATATCAATCAAGATGTTTAATTTCCAAAGGCGTTAA